A genomic stretch from Corynebacterium kutscheri includes:
- the acpS gene encoding holo-ACP synthase AcpS: MIFHGIDIVYIPSFETQLVVPGSHFDNVFSALELRLATTKTYRAAHLAGRWAAKEAFIKAWSQSLFGMPPVMSEQDVVWAEIEVIADRWGRPQLQIKGSMQAKSGISQAQLSISHDGDYAIASCLLHTDE, from the coding sequence GTGATTTTTCATGGAATAGATATTGTGTATATTCCCAGCTTTGAGACACAGCTGGTGGTGCCTGGTAGCCATTTTGACAATGTTTTTAGTGCCCTGGAATTACGCCTAGCTACTACTAAAACATATCGGGCAGCCCATTTAGCAGGGCGGTGGGCAGCCAAGGAAGCTTTTATCAAAGCCTGGTCGCAGTCGTTATTTGGTATGCCACCGGTTATGTCTGAACAGGATGTGGTGTGGGCCGAGATAGAGGTCATTGCAGATCGTTGGGGTCGACCACAACTACAGATTAAAGGAAGCATGCAGGCTAAAAGCGGGATCAGTCAAGCACAGTTAAGTATTAGCCACGACGGTGATTATGCGATAGCTTCATGCTTGCTGCATACCGACGAATAA
- a CDS encoding amino acid permease — translation MSENNLSHGLKTRHLTMMGLGSAIGAGLFLGTGVGIQVAGPAVLIAYIIAGALIVCVMQMLGELAAARPSSGSFAEYARQAFGHWAGFSLGWLYWFMLTMVLGAEMTGAAAIIGAWFNVAPWIPALICVIIFAVINLAQVEGFGEFEFWFAFIKVAVIIGFLIIGVLLIFGLLPGHSYIGTDIFASSDFMPNGIAGVAAGLLAVAFAFGGIEIVTIAAAESRDPKTAIATAVRSVIWRISFFYIGSVLIICFLLPYSQISGAESAAESPFTMVLSQANIPGVVGFMELVIVLSLLSAFNAQIYATSRMVHNFAQRGDAPKIFSMTNVSGVPIFAVLLSMVFAFASVGLQYWNPPGLLTFLLNAVGGCLIVLWLIVTLAHIKLRPELKQNNELATIRMWGYPWLSWLTFLGLVALTILMLFDPSSRQQIFAVSAMFVGLIVVSFFVKKPQVG, via the coding sequence ATGAGCGAGAACAATTTAAGCCATGGGCTCAAAACGCGTCACCTAACAATGATGGGTTTGGGCTCGGCAATCGGTGCTGGACTATTTCTTGGCACCGGTGTGGGTATCCAAGTAGCAGGCCCTGCCGTTTTAATTGCATATATCATTGCCGGAGCCTTGATCGTCTGCGTGATGCAAATGCTTGGTGAGCTAGCCGCCGCTAGACCAAGTTCAGGTTCCTTTGCAGAATATGCTCGACAAGCCTTTGGCCACTGGGCTGGTTTTTCTCTTGGCTGGCTTTATTGGTTCATGCTCACGATGGTACTCGGTGCAGAAATGACTGGCGCAGCTGCTATTATCGGCGCTTGGTTTAATGTTGCTCCCTGGATTCCCGCACTCATCTGTGTCATTATTTTCGCCGTTATTAATCTGGCACAGGTGGAAGGTTTTGGTGAATTTGAGTTTTGGTTTGCTTTTATCAAAGTTGCGGTCATTATCGGCTTCCTTATTATCGGTGTGCTGCTTATCTTTGGCCTACTTCCCGGCCATAGTTATATCGGCACTGATATTTTCGCCAGCAGCGATTTTATGCCCAATGGTATTGCTGGGGTGGCTGCTGGACTTTTAGCAGTAGCCTTCGCTTTTGGTGGTATCGAAATTGTTACCATTGCTGCTGCGGAATCACGCGACCCTAAAACAGCAATCGCAACTGCTGTCCGCTCAGTTATTTGGCGTATTTCTTTCTTCTATATTGGTAGCGTTTTAATTATCTGCTTCCTACTTCCCTACTCTCAGATTTCTGGTGCCGAGAGCGCTGCTGAATCGCCTTTTACCATGGTGTTATCCCAAGCAAATATTCCTGGGGTAGTTGGTTTCATGGAATTAGTTATTGTCTTAAGCCTGCTCTCGGCATTTAATGCCCAGATCTACGCGACCAGTCGTATGGTGCATAATTTTGCTCAGCGTGGCGATGCCCCAAAGATTTTCTCCATGACCAATGTTTCTGGCGTACCAATTTTTGCGGTTCTACTATCTATGGTCTTTGCTTTTGCCTCAGTGGGTCTCCAATATTGGAATCCACCAGGATTATTGACCTTCTTACTTAATGCTGTAGGTGGCTGCTTAATTGTATTGTGGCTTATTGTGACCTTGGCGCATATCAAGCTTCGCCCTGAATTAAAGCAAAATAATGAATTAGCAACTATTCGTATGTGGGGTTATCCCTGGTTATCCTGGCTCACATTCCTCGGTCTTGTTGCGCTCACTATTTTGATGCTCTTTGATCCTTCTAGCCGACAGCAAATTTTTGCGGTTAGCGCTATGTTTGTCGGTTTAATCGTTGTTTCATTCTTTGTTAAAAAACCTCAAGTAGGCTAA
- the dapD gene encoding 2,3,4,5-tetrahydropyridine-2,6-dicarboxylate N-succinyltransferase — protein sequence MTYAFATGLATVSQDGTILDAWFPNPELFDGSAHDLTPGTETIAAPAELAMLVGPDLDRGVERIAIRTTIANLAEAPLDAYDAYLRLHLLSHRLVQPHGLNLDGIFGLLTNVVWTNFGPCLPAGFELTRAKLQARGAVTVFSVDKFPRMIDYVMPTGVRIGDADRVRLGAHLAEGTTVMHEGFVNFNAGTLGNSMVEGRISAGVVVDDGTDIGGGASIMGTLSGGGKEVISLGKRCLLGANSGCGISLGDDCVVEAGLYITAGTKVTVRGAVAEAKQCNDGDTLKALELSGASNILFRRNSVSGAVEATAWKSATITLNAALHAN from the coding sequence ATGACGTACGCATTTGCAACTGGACTTGCCACTGTTTCCCAGGACGGAACTATTCTTGATGCTTGGTTTCCCAACCCAGAGCTTTTCGACGGCTCAGCTCACGATCTAACCCCCGGTACCGAAACCATTGCGGCACCAGCCGAGCTTGCCATGCTCGTTGGACCAGATCTAGACCGTGGTGTAGAACGCATTGCTATTCGCACTACTATCGCTAACTTAGCTGAGGCACCTCTTGATGCCTACGATGCTTACCTTCGTCTGCATCTACTCAGTCATCGCCTTGTACAACCTCATGGGCTCAACCTAGATGGCATTTTTGGATTATTAACCAATGTGGTCTGGACAAACTTTGGTCCTTGTCTACCAGCCGGTTTTGAACTTACCCGTGCCAAACTTCAAGCACGTGGCGCAGTGACGGTATTCTCCGTCGATAAGTTTCCTCGCATGATTGATTATGTTATGCCGACCGGCGTACGCATTGGCGATGCCGACCGGGTACGTCTAGGTGCACACCTAGCTGAAGGCACTACTGTCATGCACGAAGGTTTCGTCAATTTCAATGCCGGTACCCTAGGCAACTCAATGGTTGAAGGACGAATTTCAGCTGGTGTTGTCGTTGACGATGGCACCGATATTGGCGGTGGCGCCTCGATTATGGGCACCCTATCTGGCGGTGGTAAAGAAGTTATTTCCTTAGGTAAGCGCTGCTTACTAGGGGCTAATTCTGGCTGCGGAATTTCCCTCGGTGATGACTGTGTTGTCGAAGCCGGTCTGTACATTACTGCCGGCACCAAAGTTACCGTCCGCGGCGCAGTTGCTGAGGCAAAACAGTGCAATGACGGCGATACACTGAAAGCCCTAGAGCTGTCTGGTGCCTCTAATATTTTATTCCGTCGCAATTCAGTTAGTGGCGCTGTTGAGGCAACGGCATGGAAGTCGGCTACTATCACCCTCAACGCAGCGCTACATGCAAACTAG
- a CDS encoding amino acid permease, with the protein MSNSLGSGLKVRHLTMMGLGSTIGAGLFLGTGVGIQAAGPAVVLAYLIAGTIAVLVMRMLGEMGSVVPASGSFSEYAEHGIGRWAGFTQGWIYWLATVAVLGAEITGAASFIGSWFNIAAWIPAAICVVVFGIINLLRVSAFGEFEFWFAFIKVAVLIGFLIIGVLLIFGLLPGHSFIGTNIFTANGFMPHGIGGVATALLAVAFAFGGIEVVAIAAAESEDPQRSLINAVKSTITRISIFYLGSVLVITFLLPYSSLGAAQSAAESPFTQVLSLANIPGVVGFMEVVIVLALLSAFNAQIFASSRMMFSLAQRGEAPAIFTRTNQRNVPVAAICLSVFLSTIMVVLNYLDTGWLLGFMLNSAGASLLIVWTFVAIAELNLRPRLEKIYRLETRMWAYPYLTWATLIALAGLALLMLSDAGARVQLYSAAIMFVALVIASFINARLRSLNPLEKIALPGE; encoded by the coding sequence ATGAGCAATTCTTTAGGCTCCGGACTAAAAGTTCGGCACTTAACAATGATGGGCTTAGGTTCGACAATCGGTGCCGGTCTTTTTCTTGGCACCGGTGTGGGCATTCAAGCCGCCGGCCCAGCAGTAGTGCTGGCTTATCTTATCGCAGGCACTATTGCAGTATTGGTAATGCGTATGCTTGGCGAAATGGGTTCTGTAGTTCCCGCCTCAGGTTCTTTTTCCGAATACGCCGAACATGGTATTGGCCGTTGGGCAGGTTTTACCCAAGGCTGGATTTATTGGCTAGCCACCGTTGCTGTTTTAGGCGCAGAAATTACCGGTGCAGCAAGTTTTATTGGCTCCTGGTTTAATATTGCGGCATGGATTCCAGCAGCTATTTGTGTTGTCGTTTTTGGCATTATTAATTTATTGCGTGTTTCTGCCTTTGGAGAATTTGAGTTTTGGTTCGCTTTTATTAAAGTAGCCGTGCTTATTGGGTTTCTTATTATTGGTGTATTACTTATTTTTGGTTTGCTTCCTGGCCATAGCTTTATTGGCACTAATATTTTTACTGCCAATGGGTTTATGCCTCATGGCATAGGGGGTGTAGCCACCGCGCTACTTGCAGTTGCCTTTGCCTTTGGTGGCATTGAAGTAGTTGCTATCGCCGCCGCAGAATCGGAAGATCCACAACGATCGCTGATTAACGCAGTCAAATCAACTATTACTCGAATCAGTATTTTTTACCTGGGTTCGGTACTAGTTATTACTTTCCTTTTACCCTATTCTTCCTTAGGCGCTGCCCAGTCTGCTGCAGAAAGTCCTTTTACGCAAGTACTTTCACTAGCAAATATCCCTGGGGTAGTCGGCTTTATGGAAGTAGTTATTGTGTTAGCGTTACTTTCTGCGTTTAATGCACAGATCTTTGCTTCCTCGCGCATGATGTTCTCGCTTGCGCAACGCGGTGAAGCACCCGCAATATTTACCCGTACTAATCAGCGCAATGTACCAGTAGCAGCTATTTGTTTGAGCGTATTCTTAAGCACCATTATGGTTGTGCTCAATTATCTGGATACCGGTTGGTTGCTTGGTTTTATGCTTAATTCTGCCGGAGCGTCACTGCTTATCGTATGGACTTTTGTGGCCATTGCCGAATTAAATCTGCGTCCACGGTTAGAAAAAATTTATCGCCTTGAGACCCGCATGTGGGCTTATCCTTATCTCACCTGGGCAACTCTTATTGCTCTAGCCGGGTTAGCATTACTCATGCTTTCGGATGCCGGTGCACGCGTGCAACTATATAGTGCTGCAATTATGTTTGTAGCTTTGGTTATCGCCAGCTTTATCAACGCACGACTACGTTCATTAAATCCCCTAGAAAAAATAGCGCTTCCAGGAGAATAA
- a CDS encoding GtrA family protein has protein sequence MRLSRNLRQFIKFGIVGGSGVVVNLAVIYVLRKTMLIVTDMTEHDAVFNLLDTPFHVRWFNVFMTIAFLAANTWNYQLNRMWTFKSKYARSWWRGFFPFLITGLGAFVVSQVLATLLMNPTSPIALSTTLFDDSTGFRTKVYWASAISIIVAMPINFLINKTWAFRKPKTQVILEAVPS, from the coding sequence ATGCGGTTAAGCAGAAACTTACGACAATTCATTAAATTCGGGATTGTCGGCGGTTCTGGCGTAGTAGTTAATCTCGCGGTTATCTATGTACTGCGTAAAACTATGCTCATTGTTACGGATATGACCGAACATGATGCAGTTTTTAATCTTTTAGATACTCCTTTCCATGTGCGTTGGTTTAATGTTTTTATGACCATTGCCTTTTTAGCAGCTAATACGTGGAATTATCAGCTCAACCGCATGTGGACATTTAAATCCAAATATGCGCGCAGTTGGTGGCGAGGTTTCTTTCCCTTTTTAATTACTGGTTTGGGAGCTTTTGTAGTGAGCCAGGTTCTAGCAACTTTATTAATGAATCCGACATCGCCGATTGCACTCTCTACGACGCTTTTCGACGATTCCACTGGTTTTCGTACCAAAGTTTATTGGGCGTCGGCAATCTCAATTATTGTGGCTATGCCCATTAATTTCCTTATTAATAAAACATGGGCATTTAGGAAACCTAAAACACAAGTGATACTAGAAGCTGTACCCAGTTAA
- the dapC gene encoding succinyldiaminopimelate transaminase, which produces MRHSLRLPDFPWDTLEPAKNKAAKHPNGIVNLSVGSPVDDVAPGIQLALAENAAASGYPQTIGTPALRQAIIAAMQRRYACTVENVLPVIGTKEAIALLPSLLGCNATILIPEVAYPTYEVAALLAGATPQRLDDPRSSNGNEIDLIFINSPANPTGKVLDVEFLKELISWARSNDVIIASDECYLGLTWDKKAYSILSDEVSGGDHRNLIAIHSLSKTSNLASYRAGFLAGDKDLINELTQLRKHSGLMVPGPVQAAMAYALDDDEQELFQKQRYQLRRRALYDAVLGAGFTVHDSEAGLYLWLTRDEDCWDTVDWFAERGILVAPGSFYGTASQKFVRIALTETDERIAEFVRRIA; this is translated from the coding sequence ATGCGACATAGCCTTCGTCTACCCGATTTCCCATGGGATACTTTAGAACCTGCCAAAAATAAGGCAGCTAAACATCCAAACGGTATAGTGAACCTTTCTGTTGGCTCACCAGTTGATGATGTGGCTCCTGGTATTCAGCTGGCATTAGCAGAAAATGCAGCCGCATCAGGATACCCACAAACCATTGGTACTCCGGCGCTGCGTCAGGCGATTATTGCTGCTATGCAGCGTCGATATGCGTGCACGGTAGAAAATGTCTTGCCGGTGATCGGCACTAAAGAAGCAATTGCTTTACTGCCTAGTTTGCTGGGGTGTAACGCTACAATACTTATTCCTGAGGTTGCTTATCCTACCTATGAAGTTGCTGCCTTACTTGCTGGTGCTACCCCTCAGCGTCTTGATGATCCGCGCAGCAGTAATGGTAATGAAATAGATTTAATCTTTATCAATTCACCGGCTAACCCTACTGGCAAAGTGCTCGATGTAGAGTTTTTAAAAGAGCTAATTAGCTGGGCACGCAGCAATGATGTGATTATTGCTTCTGACGAATGCTATCTCGGCCTTACCTGGGATAAAAAAGCCTATTCTATTCTTTCTGATGAAGTATCTGGCGGAGATCATCGCAATCTTATTGCTATCCACTCCTTGTCAAAAACCTCGAATCTAGCTAGTTATCGGGCAGGATTTTTAGCTGGAGATAAAGACCTCATCAACGAGCTTACTCAGTTGCGTAAGCACTCCGGATTAATGGTGCCCGGACCAGTCCAAGCTGCTATGGCTTATGCGCTTGATGATGATGAACAAGAGCTATTCCAAAAACAACGCTATCAATTACGGCGTCGGGCACTCTATGATGCTGTGCTAGGTGCTGGCTTTACAGTGCATGATTCTGAAGCAGGACTATATTTGTGGCTTACCCGGGATGAAGACTGCTGGGATACCGTGGATTGGTTTGCCGAGCGCGGCATTCTAGTAGCCCCTGGTTCTTTTTATGGCACTGCATCGCAGAAATTTGTCCGCATTGCGCTGACCGAAACTGATGAACGCATTGCAGAATTTGTTCGTCGAATAGCCTAA
- the fdxA gene encoding ferredoxin: MTYTIAQPCVDVMDRACVEECPVDCIYEGKRSLYIHPDECVDCGACEPACPVEAIFYEDDVPDEWLDYNDANAAFFDDLGSPGGAAKLGPQDFDAPLVEALPPQA; the protein is encoded by the coding sequence ATGACGTACACAATCGCACAGCCCTGCGTTGATGTCATGGATAGAGCTTGCGTCGAAGAATGCCCCGTCGATTGCATTTATGAGGGTAAACGTTCCTTATATATTCACCCTGATGAATGTGTGGATTGCGGTGCCTGCGAACCAGCTTGCCCAGTTGAAGCTATTTTTTATGAAGATGACGTTCCTGATGAATGGCTCGACTATAACGATGCTAATGCGGCTTTCTTTGATGATCTAGGATCCCCAGGTGGGGCAGCCAAACTTGGTCCACAAGATTTTGATGCCCCATTAGTTGAAGCACTTCCACCACAAGCCTAA
- the mshB gene encoding N-acetyl-1-D-myo-inositol-2-amino-2-deoxy-alpha-D-glucopyranoside deacetylase, with translation MNNRDLVGLSVVAVHAHPDDEAIWTGGALAQLARRGADITVVTCTLGEQGEVIGKPFSHLVADQADQLGGFRIAELEKSLATLGVRGEFLGGAGYWRDSGMKGDPANEHPRAFIHSGGKAVAQLIEIFQRLSPQLVITYGPDGGYGHPDHIRAHHIVHEAAQVVTIPRILWAVTSREHLQHGLQQFTTPVGWKTAREAEIACVDEVDIKVELSELDVAAKVAAMRAHPTQLWIADGSISKVNPHSVVASISNPSEVPYVFALSNLIAQPLLRQEFYQYGGGEDPTAQPREIAAGLL, from the coding sequence GTGAACAATCGTGATTTAGTTGGCCTAAGCGTGGTCGCTGTCCATGCACACCCAGACGATGAAGCAATTTGGACCGGCGGAGCACTTGCTCAGTTGGCGCGCCGGGGTGCCGATATAACTGTGGTGACCTGTACTTTGGGTGAACAAGGCGAGGTTATTGGCAAGCCTTTTTCGCATTTAGTTGCGGATCAGGCTGACCAGCTTGGTGGTTTTCGGATTGCTGAGTTAGAAAAATCTTTAGCGACTCTTGGCGTACGGGGAGAATTTTTAGGTGGGGCTGGCTATTGGCGTGATTCTGGAATGAAGGGGGATCCAGCCAATGAACATCCACGTGCTTTTATCCATTCTGGGGGAAAAGCAGTAGCACAACTTATTGAAATTTTTCAGCGATTAAGCCCACAGTTAGTTATTACCTATGGTCCTGATGGTGGTTATGGGCATCCAGATCATATTCGTGCTCATCATATTGTTCATGAAGCAGCCCAGGTCGTTACAATCCCGCGGATATTATGGGCAGTAACCTCGCGTGAGCATCTCCAGCACGGACTACAACAATTTACTACTCCGGTTGGTTGGAAGACCGCTCGTGAGGCAGAAATAGCATGTGTTGATGAAGTAGATATAAAAGTTGAATTATCAGAGTTAGACGTTGCAGCAAAAGTAGCAGCTATGCGGGCACATCCTACCCAGTTATGGATTGCAGATGGATCAATCAGTAAGGTAAACCCGCATTCAGTAGTAGCATCGATAAGCAATCCTAGTGAAGTGCCCTATGTTTTTGCGCTCTCGAACCTTATTGCCCAACCACTATTGCGCCAAGAGTTTTATCAATACGGCGGTGGCGAAGATCCAACCGCGCAGCCAAGAGAGATCGCGGCGGGGCTTTTATGA
- a CDS encoding ABC transporter family substrate-binding protein → MLIPLVSCSLLVACSANPGPAPIEEASTETTTSTPKAVEEKKLSHISVGIDPIEAGYNPHLLIDDSRFTRTLSELVLPSAFIGGELNRDLLSIAAIEPETSNQASSLMGAQTIRYEITNEAQWSDGTPITVSDFEYLWQQITTNPGTLNHALYRKIDAIRSTNGGKTVFVDLTEPIANWQQLFTHLIPSHLVRGQSFTLALSEGIPASGARYSIGNIDRQRGVMTLNRNDRFWGKQPAKTEQLIFRELRSTTQAVAMIENGQLGFIDITPTQTAQLAFELIPGAQIRQETTDRVLSMHFNAALDAEIREQLIKMIDRVRVAHIASGRTENLGIQYPDTAQEAEISVPTTSITLGVDPSNATAAVAARTIRDMLVQKNILVRLIEMPISQLFQRKDLAAVIAWMPHNELGQFQCRESVNHTATTSISTSSRYLENILEEDQPSHASSVVTESVLPSSSTAVPEEEQLLTTYGGTNLTGFCSAHVDQAINNYLLGELDAEQLAVELSTPRSLILPLLGDVHLEVLGESIIGPTEELSSWPYGLTSIQTWSTREQS, encoded by the coding sequence GTGCTTATACCTTTAGTGAGTTGCTCGCTGTTGGTAGCATGTTCTGCGAATCCAGGGCCAGCTCCTATAGAAGAGGCATCGACTGAGACCACGACAAGTACGCCTAAAGCAGTCGAAGAAAAAAAGCTGTCGCACATTTCCGTAGGAATTGATCCCATCGAGGCGGGCTATAACCCACATTTGCTTATCGACGATTCTCGTTTTACCCGCACCTTATCTGAACTAGTACTTCCTAGTGCCTTTATTGGTGGTGAACTTAATCGTGACCTTCTTAGCATTGCTGCCATAGAACCAGAAACAAGTAACCAGGCTAGCTCACTTATGGGCGCTCAGACGATTCGTTATGAAATAACTAATGAAGCGCAATGGAGTGATGGCACACCCATTACCGTGAGTGACTTTGAATATTTATGGCAACAAATTACTACTAATCCAGGAACACTGAATCACGCTTTATACCGCAAAATTGACGCCATCCGTTCTACCAATGGTGGTAAAACTGTTTTTGTTGATCTCACAGAACCAATTGCCAATTGGCAACAGCTGTTCACTCACCTTATACCATCACATCTAGTGCGTGGACAAAGCTTTACTCTTGCTCTTTCCGAAGGAATCCCAGCATCCGGCGCACGCTATTCAATAGGAAATATTGATCGACAACGAGGAGTTATGACCCTCAATCGAAATGACCGATTTTGGGGAAAACAACCCGCTAAAACGGAACAATTAATCTTTAGAGAACTACGCTCTACCACACAGGCAGTCGCCATGATCGAAAATGGTCAGCTTGGTTTTATTGACATAACTCCCACCCAAACCGCACAGCTTGCCTTTGAACTTATCCCCGGGGCACAGATCCGCCAAGAAACCACAGATAGGGTACTTAGCATGCATTTTAATGCTGCTTTGGATGCGGAAATACGCGAACAATTAATAAAAATGATTGATCGAGTACGAGTCGCACATATTGCTAGTGGACGAACCGAAAACCTTGGCATCCAGTACCCGGATACCGCACAGGAAGCTGAGATTTCGGTACCAACTACTTCTATTACCTTAGGCGTTGATCCAAGCAATGCTACCGCTGCGGTAGCAGCACGAACCATCCGAGATATGCTGGTTCAGAAAAATATTTTGGTTCGATTAATAGAAATGCCGATAAGCCAGTTATTTCAGCGAAAAGACTTAGCTGCTGTTATCGCCTGGATGCCGCATAATGAGCTCGGGCAATTCCAATGTCGCGAATCAGTAAACCACACAGCTACTACAAGCATCTCTACTAGCAGCCGCTATCTAGAAAACATCCTTGAAGAAGATCAGCCAAGCCACGCATCATCGGTAGTTACTGAATCAGTGCTGCCAAGTAGTTCTACAGCTGTTCCAGAAGAAGAACAATTACTTACCACCTATGGCGGAACAAACCTGACTGGTTTCTGTTCTGCCCATGTTGATCAGGCAATTAATAACTATCTTCTTGGTGAACTTGATGCAGAACAATTAGCTGTCGAACTTTCTACGCCGCGTTCATTAATCTTGCCGCTTCTAGGTGATGTACACCTAGAAGTATTAGGAGAGTCTATTATTGGCCCGACAGAAGAATTATCCTCATGGCCTTATGGCTTAACCTCAATACAAACGTGGAGTACTCGTGAACAATCGTGA
- the typA gene encoding translational GTPase TypA, which produces MTRPEFRNVAIVAHVDHGKTTLVNGMLEQSGAFGDHGEHTDRVMDSNDQERERGITILAKNTAIHRKGAGKDGNDLIINVIDTPGHADFGGEVERGISMVDGVVLLVDASEGPLPQTRFVLTKALEAKLPVIIAVNKTDRPDARIEEVVAESQDLLLEIAAGLDDEEAAAAAEELLDLPVLYASGRAGVASTENPGDGNVPAGEDLQPLFDVIYDVLPEPSANVDAPLQAHVTNLDSSDFLGRIALLRIYAGTIRKGQQVAWIHYDDEGNQHTKTVKVAELLRTVGFERQPAQEAIAGDIVAISGISDIMIGDTIADVENPVALPRITVDEPAISMTIGVNTSPMAGQGGGDKLTARVVKARLEQELIGNVSIRVLPTERPDAWEVQGRGEMALSVLIESMRREGFELTVGKPQVVTQEIDGKIHEPYEMLTVDSPSEYQGAITQLLATRKGQMQAMDVREGDWVRMVFRVPARGLIGFRTQFMTETRGAGIANSISDGLDVWAGDIKSRAAGSLVADRSGQVTAYALTQLADRGSFFVEPGAEAYEGMVVGSNNRDEDMDINITKEKKLTNMRSATADATVTLAKARTLSLEEALEFCGNDECVEVAPNALRVRKVILNATERARARSRQKNLNK; this is translated from the coding sequence TTGACCCGTCCAGAATTTCGTAATGTCGCCATTGTTGCACACGTTGACCACGGTAAAACCACATTGGTTAATGGCATGTTGGAGCAATCCGGCGCCTTTGGTGATCACGGTGAGCACACAGATCGGGTCATGGACTCAAACGATCAAGAGCGTGAGCGCGGCATCACCATTTTGGCTAAAAACACCGCAATTCATCGCAAAGGCGCTGGAAAAGATGGCAATGACCTCATCATTAACGTGATTGACACCCCAGGTCACGCCGACTTCGGTGGCGAGGTTGAGCGCGGCATTTCCATGGTTGACGGGGTAGTTCTGCTTGTTGACGCTTCGGAAGGGCCATTGCCACAAACTCGTTTCGTGCTCACCAAGGCACTTGAAGCTAAACTTCCGGTGATTATTGCGGTGAACAAAACCGATCGCCCAGATGCGCGTATCGAGGAAGTCGTTGCCGAATCCCAGGATCTCTTGTTGGAGATCGCTGCAGGCCTCGATGATGAAGAAGCTGCAGCTGCTGCCGAAGAGCTACTTGATCTACCAGTGCTTTACGCCTCTGGTCGTGCTGGTGTTGCTTCGACTGAGAACCCTGGCGATGGAAATGTTCCAGCTGGTGAGGATCTACAGCCACTATTTGATGTTATCTACGATGTGTTGCCAGAACCATCAGCAAATGTGGATGCTCCTTTGCAGGCACATGTTACCAACTTAGATTCCTCGGACTTCTTAGGTCGTATTGCTTTATTGCGCATTTATGCTGGCACTATCCGTAAGGGCCAGCAGGTTGCTTGGATTCACTATGACGATGAAGGCAATCAGCACACTAAGACGGTAAAGGTCGCTGAGCTTTTGCGCACAGTTGGTTTTGAGCGTCAGCCAGCACAAGAAGCTATCGCTGGCGATATTGTCGCTATTTCTGGTATTTCTGACATTATGATCGGCGATACTATTGCCGATGTAGAAAACCCAGTTGCTTTGCCACGAATTACCGTTGATGAGCCAGCCATTTCTATGACTATTGGGGTAAACACATCTCCTATGGCTGGACAAGGTGGCGGTGACAAACTTACTGCGCGTGTGGTTAAAGCTCGACTAGAACAAGAACTTATCGGTAACGTTTCTATCCGCGTTTTGCCTACTGAACGTCCCGATGCCTGGGAAGTTCAAGGCCGTGGTGAAATGGCACTTTCGGTGCTGATCGAATCCATGCGTCGCGAAGGCTTTGAACTTACCGTTGGTAAGCCACAGGTTGTTACCCAAGAAATCGACGGCAAGATCCACGAGCCTTATGAAATGCTTACCGTAGATTCACCTTCGGAATATCAAGGCGCTATTACTCAGCTACTGGCTACCCGTAAGGGACAAATGCAGGCGATGGATGTGCGTGAAGGCGATTGGGTTCGCATGGTCTTCCGGGTTCCTGCACGTGGTCTTATTGGTTTCCGTACCCAGTTTATGACCGAAACACGCGGTGCAGGTATTGCAAACTCAATTTCTGATGGTTTGGATGTATGGGCAGGCGATATTAAGTCGCGTGCGGCTGGCTCTTTGGTTGCTGATCGTTCCGGTCAGGTTACGGCCTATGCACTAACTCAGCTAGCTGATCGCGGTAGCTTCTTCGTTGAACCAGGTGCGGAGGCCTATGAAGGCATGGTTGTGGGCTCAAACAACCGTGATGAAGATATGGATATCAACATCACTAAAGAAAAGAAGCTCACCAATATGCGCTCTGCCACTGCAGATGCCACCGTAACTTTGGCTAAGGCACGCACACTTTCCTTAGAAGAAGCATTAGAATTCTGTGGCAACGACGAATGCGTCGAAGTTGCACCAAACGCGCTACGGGTGCGAAAGGTAATCCTGAATGCCACCGAGCGTGCCCGTGCACGTAGCCGTCAGAAGAACCTTAACAAGTAA